A window of Selenomonas ruminantium subsp. lactilytica TAM6421 contains these coding sequences:
- a CDS encoding ABC transporter substrate-binding protein translates to MKKIAVLLVALLTLGLLAGCGTEKNAEKKLQPLTIGLMPDTDSLPFIIAQEKGYFKEEGLEVNIQQYKSAMDRDSALQSGNLDGAVSDMLAVAFAKDGGFNVKVTSFTDGSYKLIAGKQQHVKTVADLQGQDVAVSRNTIIEYVTDQILAKEKMEPDSINKVIIPQIPTRLEMLQNGKLAAATLPEPMASIAVHNGCQFVTGSDELGINPGVIMFTAKTTNDRRAELAAMYRAYNKAVDYLNNTPREEYINLVVEKGGFPPAAQEALKLPEYHHAALPKESDVVDCVKWLQAKGLIKKNYTYADFVVDVLSQK, encoded by the coding sequence TTGAAAAAAATCGCAGTATTGCTTGTCGCACTGCTGACCTTGGGCTTATTGGCAGGCTGCGGCACGGAAAAAAATGCAGAAAAAAAGCTGCAGCCCCTGACAATCGGCCTGATGCCGGATACGGATTCCCTGCCCTTTATCATAGCGCAGGAGAAGGGCTATTTTAAGGAGGAAGGGCTGGAGGTCAATATTCAGCAGTATAAGAGCGCCATGGATCGTGACTCGGCCTTGCAGAGCGGCAACCTCGATGGTGCTGTTTCGGATATGCTGGCGGTGGCTTTTGCCAAGGATGGCGGCTTTAATGTGAAGGTGACTTCCTTTACGGATGGGAGCTATAAGCTGATTGCCGGTAAGCAGCAGCATGTTAAAACGGTGGCAGATCTGCAGGGGCAGGATGTGGCTGTTTCCCGCAATACCATCATTGAATACGTCACCGATCAGATCCTGGCCAAGGAGAAGATGGAGCCGGACAGCATCAACAAGGTGATCATCCCGCAGATTCCCACCCGTCTCGAAATGTTGCAGAATGGCAAGCTGGCAGCAGCGACGCTGCCGGAGCCTATGGCCAGCATCGCTGTGCATAATGGTTGTCAGTTTGTGACGGGTTCCGATGAACTGGGCATCAATCCTGGTGTGATCATGTTCACGGCCAAGACGACCAACGATCGCCGGGCAGAACTGGCGGCCATGTATCGGGCTTACAACAAAGCAGTGGACTATCTGAACAATACGCCGCGGGAAGAATATATCAACCTTGTGGTGGAAAAGGGCGGTTTCCCGCCTGCGGCGCAGGAGGCCTTGAAGTTGCCGGAATACCATCATGCAGCCCTGCCTAAGGAAAGCGATGTGGTGGACTGTGTGAAATGGCTGCAGGCCAAGGGCCTCATCAAGAAGAACTATACCTATGCCGATTTTGTGGTTGATGTGTTGAGTCAGAAATAA
- a CDS encoding ABC transporter ATP-binding protein has product MIEIENLTVAYLRQKQENIALQNVSLTVPQGTVCAVIGPSGCGKSTLLKVVAGLIQDYSGKVRINGQAVSPKDLRIGFMPQNYGLLPWQTVEDNIKLACRIKDGWSEVKAVKMQELCRKLGLEKLLTRYPQELSGGQQQRVSLARVFLLEPDILLMDEPFSALDAITREEMQDVFRDLWEEAGITTILVTHYVEEALYLGQQIVLMSTNPGTIAEVMENKWQGSRKWKATTEFFAKSRELKEKIKAMGERIR; this is encoded by the coding sequence ATGATTGAAATCGAAAACTTAACTGTTGCTTATCTGCGTCAGAAACAAGAGAATATCGCATTGCAAAATGTCAGCCTTACCGTTCCGCAAGGAACGGTTTGTGCTGTTATAGGCCCTTCCGGCTGTGGCAAGTCCACCTTGCTCAAGGTGGTGGCAGGGCTCATACAGGATTATTCCGGCAAGGTACGTATAAACGGACAAGCGGTCAGTCCAAAGGATCTGAGGATCGGCTTTATGCCGCAGAACTATGGGCTGCTTCCCTGGCAGACGGTAGAGGATAATATCAAGCTGGCCTGTCGCATCAAGGATGGCTGGTCGGAGGTAAAAGCGGTCAAGATGCAGGAGCTTTGCCGCAAATTGGGGCTGGAGAAGCTGTTGACACGTTATCCGCAGGAACTCAGCGGCGGACAGCAGCAGCGGGTGAGCCTGGCGCGGGTATTCCTGCTGGAGCCGGATATCCTGCTGATGGATGAGCCCTTTTCCGCTCTGGATGCCATCACCCGGGAGGAAATGCAAGATGTATTCCGGGACCTCTGGGAAGAAGCGGGCATCACGACCATTTTGGTGACGCATTATGTGGAAGAGGCGCTGTATCTGGGCCAGCAGATTGTGCTGATGTCCACAAATCCCGGCACCATAGCTGAAGTCATGGAAAATAAATGGCAGGGCAGCCGGAAGTGGAAGGCCACGACGGAATTTTTTGCCAAGAGCCGGGAATTGAAGGAAAAAATCAAGGCCATGGGAGAGCGGATACGATGA